A DNA window from Ornithinimicrobium humiphilum contains the following coding sequences:
- a CDS encoding RraA family protein: MEHEDWRARARAVGCAPLVDAMGRHHSHRAHLPALASPAPDRVLLGPAVTIHYLPTRDDGPRRDFGEVFAEAVRDAPEGAVLVLDSGGHPEVSHAGGVKLTRVAAHGLAGVLADGLLRDFDELAGHGFATWCRGEAVRWGGDSVMPVAAGVAVEVAGVTVRPGDVVYVDRTGGVVIPADSLETVLAEAESVVADDERYAAELRGEG, from the coding sequence GTGGAGCACGAGGACTGGCGCGCCCGCGCCCGAGCCGTCGGCTGCGCGCCGCTCGTCGACGCCATGGGGCGCCACCACTCGCACCGCGCCCACCTGCCGGCGCTCGCCAGCCCCGCGCCCGACCGGGTCCTGCTGGGCCCGGCGGTCACCATCCACTACTTGCCGACCCGCGACGACGGGCCCCGGCGGGACTTCGGCGAGGTCTTCGCCGAGGCGGTCCGGGACGCACCGGAGGGCGCGGTGCTCGTCCTCGACAGCGGCGGCCACCCCGAGGTCTCGCACGCCGGGGGCGTCAAGCTCACCCGGGTGGCCGCCCACGGGCTGGCCGGGGTGCTGGCCGACGGCCTGCTGCGCGACTTCGACGAGCTCGCCGGGCACGGCTTCGCGACGTGGTGCCGCGGCGAGGCGGTGCGCTGGGGCGGTGACAGCGTGATGCCGGTCGCGGCCGGAGTCGCGGTCGAGGTCGCAGGCGTCACGGTGCGGCCGGGCGACGTCGTCTACGTCGACCGCACCGGCGGGGTCGTGATCCCCGCCGACAGCCTGGAGACGGTGCTGGCCGAGGCCGAGTCGGTGGTGGCCGACGACGAGCGCTACGCGGCCGAGCTGCGCGGCGAAGGCTGA
- a CDS encoding NAD-dependent epimerase/dehydratase family protein encodes MAGDRVLVTGASGMLGGAVADLLAERGWDVTVMQRRSAGGRHREVLGDVRDEDAVTRAVAGQDAVVHLAAKVDVVGRWMDFVDVNVRGTRHVVEAMRAQGGRMVQVSSPSVAHTGSSLAGEGAGPASPMRARGSYARTKAAAELFALLADSPDLAVTAVRPHLVWGPGDTQLVGRIAERARQGRLALVGPGTALIDTTYVDNAAEGVVAALEHVDRAHGEAFVVTNGEPRPVGELVAEICRALGVPGPRLHVPSPVAVALGAAVEGAVALSERLPGVRPITQPPLTRFLAEQLSTAHWFDQRRTREVLGWTPRVSIDEGLARLAATGQV; translated from the coding sequence ATGGCCGGAGACAGGGTGCTCGTGACCGGTGCCAGCGGCATGCTCGGCGGCGCCGTTGCCGACCTGCTCGCCGAGCGCGGCTGGGACGTCACCGTCATGCAGCGGCGCAGCGCCGGCGGGCGGCACCGCGAGGTGCTGGGCGACGTGCGCGACGAGGACGCCGTCACCCGGGCCGTGGCCGGGCAGGACGCGGTCGTGCACCTGGCGGCCAAGGTCGACGTGGTCGGCCGGTGGATGGACTTCGTCGACGTCAACGTGCGGGGCACCCGCCACGTCGTCGAGGCGATGCGGGCGCAGGGCGGCCGGATGGTCCAGGTCTCCTCCCCCTCCGTGGCCCACACGGGCTCCTCGCTGGCGGGCGAGGGCGCCGGGCCGGCGAGCCCGATGCGGGCCCGCGGCTCCTACGCCCGCACCAAGGCCGCCGCCGAGCTCTTCGCCCTCCTCGCCGACTCGCCCGACCTGGCGGTGACCGCCGTGCGACCGCACCTCGTGTGGGGTCCCGGCGACACCCAGCTGGTCGGCCGCATCGCCGAGCGCGCCCGGCAGGGGCGACTGGCGCTCGTCGGCCCCGGGACCGCGCTCATCGACACCACCTACGTCGACAACGCCGCCGAGGGCGTGGTCGCGGCCCTGGAGCACGTCGACCGGGCGCACGGCGAGGCCTTCGTCGTCACCAACGGCGAGCCGCGGCCCGTCGGCGAGCTGGTCGCCGAGATCTGCCGTGCCCTCGGCGTCCCCGGTCCCCGGCTGCACGTGCCGTCGCCGGTGGCGGTGGCACTCGGCGCCGCCGTGGAGGGGGCCGTCGCGCTCTCCGAGCGGCTGCCCGGCGTGCGGCCCATCACCCAGCCGCCGCTCACCCGCTTCCTCGCCGAGCAGCTGAGCACGGCGCACTGGTTCGACCAGCGGCGCACCCGCGAGGTGCTCGGCTGGACGCCCCGGGTGAGCATCGACGAGGGTCTGGCCCGGCTGGCGGCGACGGGGCAGGTCTAG
- a CDS encoding alpha/beta fold hydrolase, whose translation MGPTAHPRSTDGPLAQRIHGPAGRAVTDPPGLPRRDLPGLDRAWSQVVVAPDAEGTPRHWHVLDTGPLLRERGEEPVATLVCVHGNPTWSYLWRRVVASAPAGWRVVAVDQLGMGWSERTAEPRSLPQRIEDLDRLTEVLGVLDGPVAVLAHDWGGPISLGWALRHVESLVGVVLTNTAVHQPAEFAPPAAIRLARSPGLLAQVCRRTPAFVRATTALSLPPLPREVRDAFAAPYGTPGRRAAVADFVADIPFETDHPSRAALDAVAEGLTALAEVPALLVWGPRDPVFGERYLDDLLTRLPHADVQRYAGASHLVLEDRPEGVGVVWRWLSERTPAGEVHGAAAGADDVADGGDLPPDDVPRVAIRVDTRDLDAPAVVELRGGRRSVTFGELDRLATDVARGLLARGVRPGDRVALLVPPGVELTTLVYAVWRLGAVVVVADAGLGLARLGTALRSAGPAHVVGIGRALRLADLTRVPGSRLRIEPGGEELDGLARQGAATSTELPDPSALRGDADGAVLFTSGATGPPKGVVYTRDGLGAQVALLRDTFGLAPGERLVAAFAPFALYGPALGLTGVVPDMDVTAPHTLTARGLAEAVAAVDATVVFAAPAALRNVVTTAAEAGDHDRAVLARPRLVLSAGAPVPVELLRQVRELLPAAATHTPYGMTEVLPVATLDPVVAADEALGAAGAADRDEAGVCVGAPVARTELGIAPLDEHGIPAEELVTTPGVVGEIVVRGPHVKNRYDRLWTNQRASDRPAGWHRTGDVGHLDARGRLWVEGRLAHVLTTPDGPVTPYPVEQRLRSLGGVADVALVGVGPVGTQQLVAVVVPSDRVGIAARVTGAPAGPGRLADGDLARAVRETAGVPVAAVLVRDWLPVDVRHASKVDRSALSAWAAGVLHGRTLRERVADLVRDRAPRTRSR comes from the coding sequence GTGGGCCCGACCGCGCACCCCCGCAGCACCGACGGACCGCTCGCCCAGCGGATCCACGGACCGGCCGGGCGGGCGGTGACCGACCCGCCGGGTCTGCCGCGTCGAGACCTGCCGGGGCTCGACCGGGCCTGGTCGCAGGTCGTCGTCGCCCCCGACGCCGAGGGCACGCCGCGCCACTGGCACGTGCTCGACACCGGGCCGCTGCTCCGGGAGCGCGGCGAGGAGCCGGTCGCGACCCTGGTGTGCGTCCACGGCAACCCGACCTGGTCCTACCTGTGGCGTCGCGTCGTCGCCTCGGCACCCGCCGGCTGGCGCGTCGTCGCCGTCGACCAGCTCGGGATGGGGTGGTCGGAGCGCACCGCCGAGCCGCGGTCCCTGCCCCAGCGCATCGAGGACCTCGACCGCCTCACCGAGGTGCTCGGCGTGCTCGACGGCCCGGTCGCGGTGCTCGCCCACGACTGGGGCGGCCCGATCTCCCTCGGGTGGGCGCTGCGCCACGTCGAGTCGCTCGTCGGGGTCGTGCTGACCAACACCGCCGTGCACCAGCCGGCCGAGTTCGCGCCCCCGGCCGCGATCCGGCTCGCCCGCTCCCCCGGTCTCCTGGCGCAGGTATGCCGTCGCACGCCCGCCTTCGTGCGCGCCACGACCGCGCTGTCGTTGCCGCCGCTGCCCCGGGAGGTGCGGGACGCCTTCGCCGCGCCCTACGGCACGCCGGGCCGCCGGGCGGCCGTGGCCGACTTCGTCGCAGACATCCCCTTCGAGACGGACCACCCGAGCCGGGCGGCGCTCGACGCCGTGGCCGAGGGCCTGACCGCCCTGGCCGAGGTGCCGGCCCTGCTGGTCTGGGGCCCGCGCGACCCGGTCTTCGGCGAGCGCTACCTCGACGACCTGCTGACGCGGCTGCCGCACGCCGACGTCCAGCGCTACGCCGGCGCCTCGCACCTGGTGCTCGAGGACCGGCCCGAGGGGGTCGGGGTCGTCTGGCGCTGGCTGTCGGAGCGAACGCCGGCCGGGGAGGTTCATGGCGCCGCTGCCGGTGCGGACGACGTCGCCGACGGCGGAGACCTTCCTCCCGACGACGTGCCGCGGGTGGCGATCCGGGTCGACACCCGTGACCTCGACGCCCCCGCCGTGGTCGAGCTGCGCGGCGGCCGCCGCTCGGTGACCTTCGGCGAGCTGGACCGGCTGGCGACCGACGTCGCCCGCGGGCTGCTCGCCCGGGGCGTGCGTCCCGGTGACCGGGTGGCGCTCCTCGTCCCGCCCGGCGTCGAGCTGACCACCCTCGTCTACGCAGTCTGGCGGCTCGGTGCCGTGGTCGTCGTGGCCGACGCCGGGCTGGGCCTGGCGCGGCTCGGCACCGCCCTGCGCTCGGCCGGCCCCGCCCACGTCGTCGGCATCGGCAGGGCGCTGCGGCTGGCCGACCTCACCCGCGTGCCCGGCTCGCGGCTGCGGATCGAGCCCGGCGGCGAGGAGCTCGACGGGCTGGCCCGCCAGGGGGCCGCCACCTCCACCGAGCTGCCCGACCCCTCGGCGCTGCGCGGCGACGCCGACGGCGCCGTCCTCTTCACCTCCGGCGCGACCGGGCCGCCCAAGGGCGTCGTCTACACCCGGGACGGTCTGGGCGCCCAGGTGGCGCTGCTGCGCGACACCTTCGGTCTCGCCCCGGGCGAGCGGCTCGTCGCGGCCTTCGCGCCGTTCGCGCTCTACGGCCCGGCGCTGGGGCTGACCGGCGTCGTGCCCGACATGGACGTCACCGCCCCGCACACGCTCACCGCCCGGGGCCTCGCCGAGGCTGTGGCGGCGGTGGACGCGACCGTCGTCTTCGCCGCGCCCGCCGCGCTCCGCAACGTCGTCACCACCGCGGCGGAGGCCGGCGACCACGACCGGGCCGTCCTGGCCCGGCCCCGGCTCGTGCTCTCGGCCGGGGCCCCGGTGCCCGTCGAGCTGCTGCGGCAGGTCCGCGAGCTGCTGCCGGCGGCGGCGACCCACACCCCCTACGGCATGACGGAGGTGCTGCCCGTCGCCACCCTCGACCCCGTCGTGGCGGCCGACGAGGCGCTCGGCGCGGCCGGTGCCGCCGACCGGGACGAGGCCGGCGTCTGCGTCGGGGCCCCCGTCGCGCGGACCGAGCTGGGGATCGCCCCGCTGGACGAGCACGGCATACCCGCCGAGGAGCTGGTCACCACGCCAGGGGTGGTCGGCGAGATCGTCGTGCGCGGCCCGCACGTCAAGAACCGCTACGACCGGCTGTGGACGAACCAGCGCGCCAGCGACCGTCCGGCGGGCTGGCACCGCACCGGCGACGTCGGTCATCTCGACGCCCGTGGACGCCTGTGGGTCGAGGGCCGGCTCGCCCACGTCCTCACCACGCCCGACGGGCCCGTCACGCCCTATCCCGTGGAGCAGCGGCTGCGGTCGCTCGGCGGCGTCGCCGACGTCGCGCTCGTCGGGGTCGGTCCGGTCGGCACCCAGCAGCTGGTGGCCGTCGTCGTCCCCTCCGACCGCGTCGGGATCGCCGCCCGGGTCACCGGCGCCCCCGCCGGGCCCGGACGCCTCGCCGACGGCGACCTCGCCCGGGCCGTGCGCGAGACCGCCGGGGTCCCCGTGGCGGCCGTGCTGGTCCGCGACTGGCTGCCGGTCGACGTGCGGCACGCCAGCAAGGTCGACCGCTCCGCGCTCTCGGCCTGGGCCGCGGGCGTGCTGCACGGCAGGACGCTGCGCGAACGGGTCGCGGACCTGGTCCGCGACCGCGCGCCGAGGACGAGGAGCCGCTGA
- a CDS encoding 3-oxoacyl-ACP synthase III encodes MNGNATFRHHDTAVLSVTAVDAPVVKTSDDFDEVLADSYRRNGLRPGMLAALAGIRERRWWREDQHFVDGTAEAARLALEQASIDPSRVGLLVNTSVSRSHLEPSIAVDVHARLGLPSSCLNFDLTNACLGFVNGMQLAATMIDAGQIDYALVVDGEGSREPQENTLARLVGEETTARDLLDQFATLTLGSGAAAMVLGRASEHPEGHRVVGGVSRAATEHHDLCVGDFTEMRTDSQGLLTAGVQLARELWEEARGEFSWDDMDRYVVHQVSSVHTAKTAEALGIDQSRIPLTFPTLGNVGPAAVAITLAKEADSLRPGDRVLMMGVGSGLNMSCLELTW; translated from the coding sequence TTGAACGGCAACGCCACCTTCCGGCACCACGACACCGCCGTGCTCTCCGTCACGGCGGTCGACGCACCCGTGGTGAAGACCTCCGACGACTTCGACGAGGTCCTGGCCGACTCCTACCGTCGCAACGGGCTGCGGCCCGGCATGCTGGCGGCCCTGGCCGGCATCCGGGAGCGCCGCTGGTGGCGCGAGGACCAGCACTTCGTCGACGGCACCGCCGAGGCCGCCCGGCTCGCGCTGGAGCAGGCGAGCATCGACCCCTCCCGCGTCGGGCTGCTCGTCAACACCTCGGTGAGCCGCAGCCACCTGGAGCCCTCGATCGCGGTCGACGTGCACGCCCGGCTGGGCCTGCCCTCCTCCTGCCTCAACTTCGACCTCACCAACGCCTGCCTGGGCTTCGTCAACGGTATGCAGCTCGCCGCCACGATGATCGACGCCGGCCAGATCGACTACGCCCTGGTCGTCGACGGCGAGGGCTCCCGGGAGCCGCAGGAGAACACGCTGGCCCGGCTGGTCGGCGAGGAGACCACCGCGCGCGACCTCCTCGACCAGTTCGCCACCCTCACCCTGGGCTCCGGCGCCGCCGCGATGGTGCTGGGCCGGGCGAGCGAGCACCCGGAGGGCCACCGCGTCGTCGGCGGCGTGAGCCGGGCGGCGACCGAGCACCACGACCTGTGCGTCGGCGACTTCACCGAGATGCGCACCGACTCCCAGGGCCTGCTCACCGCCGGCGTGCAGCTGGCGCGCGAGCTCTGGGAGGAGGCCCGCGGCGAGTTCTCCTGGGACGACATGGACCGTTACGTCGTGCACCAGGTCTCCAGCGTGCACACCGCGAAGACCGCAGAGGCCCTGGGGATCGACCAGAGCCGCATCCCGCTGACCTTCCCGACCCTGGGCAACGTCGGCCCCGCGGCCGTGGCCATCACCCTCGCCAAGGAGGCGGACTCGCTCCGTCCCGGCGACCGGGTGCTCATGATGGGGGTCGGCTCGGGGCTCAACATGAGCTGCCTCGAGCTCACCTGGTGA
- the msrA gene encoding peptide-methionine (S)-S-oxide reductase MsrA, with protein MQTPSSDFLPGRPTPLPGIPERHEVLGTSLHGPWPEGTEVLYVAMGCFWGAERIFWQLPGVVTTAAGYMGGQTPNPTYEETCTGRTGHAEAVLVAYDPARTTPELLLKAFWENHDPTTLNRQGNDIGTQYRSAIYWTTPGQEAAARATRDAFEKLIMADGHGPVVTELRSAEDAGPFYYAEDYHQQYLHKNPGGYCNHGPNGYTCPVGLVRQDQLPAQSDVLPPA; from the coding sequence ATGCAGACTCCCTCCTCCGACTTCCTCCCGGGCCGCCCCACCCCGCTGCCCGGCATCCCCGAGAGGCACGAGGTCCTGGGCACCTCCCTGCACGGACCGTGGCCCGAGGGCACCGAGGTCCTCTACGTGGCGATGGGCTGCTTCTGGGGCGCCGAGCGCATCTTCTGGCAGCTCCCGGGCGTCGTGACCACCGCCGCGGGCTACATGGGCGGGCAGACGCCCAACCCGACCTACGAGGAGACGTGCACCGGCCGCACCGGGCACGCCGAGGCGGTACTCGTCGCCTACGACCCCGCGCGCACCACACCCGAGCTGCTGCTCAAGGCGTTCTGGGAGAACCACGACCCGACGACGCTCAACCGGCAGGGCAACGACATCGGCACGCAGTACCGCTCGGCGATCTACTGGACGACGCCCGGGCAGGAGGCCGCCGCCCGGGCGACCCGCGACGCCTTCGAGAAGCTGATCATGGCCGACGGCCACGGCCCGGTCGTGACCGAGCTGCGCAGCGCCGAGGACGCCGGGCCGTTCTACTACGCCGAGGACTACCACCAGCAGTACCTCCACAAGAACCCCGGCGGCTACTGCAACCACGGCCCCAACGGCTACACCTGCCCGGTCGGCCTGGTCCGCCAGGACCAGCTGCCCGCCCAGTCGGACGTGCTGCCGCCGGCCTGA
- a CDS encoding glutamate mutase L yields the protein MTFLLVDVGSTFTKGALLGTDGQLLARAAAPTTVGPGRDVLDGLLEVCRALGEGGRVPDPLDEAQRDRVLVCSSAGGGLRLAVVGYERAVTAEAGHRVGLSAGAKVVHVAAGRLTTAGVAELRAARPDVILLVGGTDGGNAEVLLANARRLATSRVGAPVVVAGNVEARDDVAAELARTNRRVTLADNVLPRIGVVHPGPARRAIREVFLEHVIGGKGLSKGPRFGRLVRAATPDAVLSGVEVLAEVLDGDVMVVDVGGATTDVYSVLTPQGEDASLRKHVVATLWHARTVEGDLGMRWGAPGVLEAAAAEALPGADDPALAAWVGRVHTDPATLPAAPEEQALDLRLATMAATVAARRHGRPAAPGEAPRPLKDVRLLLGSGGVLRHTAPKDSAAVLGAVLADHGGGWRPPDGAATAVDTAYLLFAAGLLAREHPVLARAVAEQVAVN from the coding sequence GTGACCTTCCTGCTCGTCGACGTGGGGTCGACGTTCACCAAGGGCGCCCTGCTGGGCACCGACGGACAGCTCCTCGCCCGGGCGGCCGCGCCGACCACGGTCGGCCCCGGGCGCGACGTGCTCGACGGCCTGCTCGAGGTATGCCGTGCGCTGGGGGAGGGCGGCCGCGTGCCGGACCCCCTCGACGAGGCGCAGCGCGACCGCGTGCTCGTCTGCTCGAGCGCGGGCGGTGGGCTGCGGCTGGCGGTGGTCGGCTACGAGCGGGCGGTGACGGCCGAGGCGGGCCACCGCGTGGGGCTCTCCGCGGGGGCCAAGGTCGTGCACGTCGCGGCCGGACGCCTGACCACGGCCGGCGTCGCCGAGCTGCGGGCCGCCCGACCCGACGTGATCCTGCTCGTCGGCGGCACCGACGGGGGCAACGCCGAGGTGCTCCTGGCCAACGCCCGCCGTCTGGCCACCTCCCGCGTCGGGGCGCCCGTCGTCGTCGCGGGCAACGTCGAGGCACGTGACGACGTCGCGGCCGAGCTGGCCCGGACGAACCGGCGGGTCACCCTCGCCGACAACGTGCTGCCGCGCATCGGGGTCGTGCACCCGGGGCCGGCGCGCCGGGCCATCCGGGAGGTCTTCCTCGAGCACGTCATCGGGGGCAAGGGCCTGTCGAAGGGCCCCCGCTTCGGCCGGCTGGTGCGGGCCGCCACGCCCGACGCCGTGCTCTCCGGCGTCGAGGTGCTCGCCGAGGTGCTCGACGGCGACGTCATGGTCGTCGACGTGGGAGGCGCCACCACCGACGTCTACTCGGTGCTCACGCCCCAGGGCGAGGACGCCTCCCTGCGCAAGCACGTCGTCGCGACCCTGTGGCACGCCCGCACCGTCGAGGGCGACCTGGGCATGCGGTGGGGAGCCCCGGGCGTCCTCGAGGCTGCTGCTGCCGAGGCCCTGCCGGGCGCCGACGACCCCGCGCTGGCCGCCTGGGTGGGGCGGGTGCACACCGACCCCGCGACGCTGCCCGCGGCGCCGGAGGAGCAGGCGCTCGACCTGCGGCTGGCCACGATGGCCGCGACCGTCGCCGCCCGCCGGCACGGCCGGCCCGCCGCTCCCGGCGAGGCCCCGCGCCCGCTCAAGGACGTCCGGCTGCTGCTGGGCTCCGGGGGCGTCCTGCGCCACACCGCGCCGAAGGACTCCGCGGCCGTGCTCGGAGCGGTGCTGGCCGACCACGGCGGCGGGTGGCGGCCGCCGGACGGGGCGGCGACCGCCGTGGACACGGCATACCTGCTCTTCGCCGCGGGCCTGCTCGCCCGCGAGCACCCCGTCCTGGCGCGGGCCGTGGCCGAGCAGGTCGCCGTCAACTAG
- the ilvA gene encoding threonine ammonia-lyase, protein MADPVSSVTLDDVLAAREILEGVLTPTPMEFSQALTDRTGLPVHLKCENLQRAGSFKMRGAYTRMSRLTEDEKRRGVVAASAGNHAQGVALAARLLGIEATVYMPNGASMPKLAATRGYGATVIQMGTTLDECIEEARRHEEREGSVFIPPFDHPDIVAGQGTCGLEILEQVPDVRTIVVATGGGGLLAGIATAVKAIKPDVRIVGVQAEQAAAWPGSLAAGHPVPVARMSTMADGIAVGRPGDVPFEVVSRSVDAMELVSETAIARAVLYLAERAKLVVEPAGATATAHLMELGQESASHYEGPVVAVLSGGNIDPLLLLRIIRQGLTAAGRYLQLRVRVPDQPGNLAGVLTMLAEMQCNVLEVQHHRRVANLAVGEVAISLTLETRGHEHSAEVMAALTERGYTVEPA, encoded by the coding sequence GTGGCCGACCCCGTGAGCTCCGTGACCCTGGACGACGTCCTCGCCGCCCGCGAGATCCTCGAGGGCGTCCTGACGCCGACCCCGATGGAGTTCAGCCAGGCGCTGACCGACCGCACGGGCCTGCCGGTCCACCTCAAGTGCGAGAACCTCCAGCGTGCCGGCTCCTTCAAGATGCGCGGCGCCTACACGCGGATGTCGCGCCTGACCGAGGACGAGAAGCGTCGCGGCGTCGTCGCCGCCAGCGCCGGCAACCACGCCCAGGGCGTCGCGCTCGCCGCCCGGCTCCTCGGCATCGAGGCCACCGTCTACATGCCCAACGGCGCCTCGATGCCCAAGCTGGCCGCGACGCGCGGCTACGGCGCCACGGTGATCCAGATGGGCACCACCCTCGACGAGTGCATCGAGGAGGCCCGCCGCCACGAGGAGCGGGAGGGCTCGGTCTTCATCCCGCCCTTCGACCACCCCGACATCGTCGCCGGCCAGGGCACCTGCGGGCTGGAGATCCTCGAGCAGGTGCCCGACGTGCGCACCATCGTCGTGGCCACCGGCGGGGGCGGGCTGCTCGCCGGCATCGCCACCGCCGTCAAGGCGATCAAGCCCGACGTGCGGATCGTCGGCGTCCAGGCCGAGCAGGCGGCCGCCTGGCCCGGGTCCCTGGCCGCGGGCCACCCCGTGCCGGTGGCGCGGATGAGCACGATGGCCGACGGCATCGCCGTCGGCCGCCCGGGCGACGTGCCCTTCGAGGTGGTCTCCCGCTCCGTGGACGCCATGGAGCTGGTCAGCGAGACCGCGATCGCGCGGGCCGTGCTCTACCTGGCCGAGCGCGCCAAGCTGGTCGTCGAGCCCGCTGGCGCGACCGCGACCGCCCACCTCATGGAGCTGGGCCAGGAGTCGGCGTCGCACTACGAGGGCCCGGTCGTCGCGGTGCTCTCCGGCGGCAACATCGACCCGCTCCTCCTGCTGCGGATCATCCGGCAGGGTCTGACCGCGGCGGGGCGCTACCTCCAGCTGCGCGTGCGGGTCCCCGACCAGCCCGGCAACCTCGCCGGGGTGCTGACGATGCTCGCCGAGATGCAGTGCAACGTGCTCGAGGTGCAGCACCACCGTCGGGTGGCCAACCTCGCGGTGGGGGAGGTCGCCATCTCGCTCACCCTGGAGACCCGCGGCCACGAGCACTCGGCCGAGGTCATGGCGGCGCTGACCGAGCGTGGCTACACCGTCGAGCCGGCCTGA
- the greA gene encoding transcription elongation factor GreA: MTDIAKDQSYLTQEAYDRLKAELAQLTGEGRTEISRRIEAAREEGDLKENGGYHAAKEEQGKMEARIRQLQHLLQNAIVGTAPADDGVVEPGMVVTVEMFGETETFLLGSREIIGGEDDLTVYSEKSPMGSALMGATRGQTVTYTAPNGKEVEVKIVDAKPYSAS; this comes from the coding sequence GTGACCGACATCGCCAAGGACCAGAGCTACCTGACTCAGGAGGCCTACGACCGCCTGAAGGCCGAGCTGGCCCAGCTGACCGGCGAGGGCCGCACGGAGATCTCGCGACGCATCGAGGCGGCCCGCGAGGAGGGTGACCTCAAGGAGAACGGCGGCTACCACGCCGCCAAGGAGGAGCAGGGCAAGATGGAGGCCCGCATCCGCCAGCTCCAGCACCTGCTGCAGAACGCCATCGTGGGCACCGCCCCCGCCGACGACGGTGTCGTCGAGCCGGGCATGGTCGTGACCGTGGAGATGTTCGGCGAGACCGAGACCTTCCTGCTCGGCTCCCGCGAGATCATCGGCGGCGAGGACGACCTGACCGTCTACAGCGAGAAGTCCCCGATGGGCAGCGCCCTCATGGGGGCGACCCGCGGCCAGACCGTGACCTACACCGCGCCCAACGGCAAGGAGGTCGAGGTCAAGATCGTCGACGCCAAGCCCTACTCGGCGTCCTGA
- a CDS encoding DUF4307 domain-containing protein — protein MTAAPPPDASQRPPAGGRADEPVVDWDAEEEAVEARRGPRRLDARTRRRWWVIGTVAVLLMTATAVWFGLSATLGRVHWVDTGHQIVSGTQVDVRFDLRRDPAREVTCRLEAQDVSHAVVGRTEVTVPPAAAESPTRHVESVRTASPAITGYVEECWYTEDGPRHDS, from the coding sequence GTGACCGCAGCGCCCCCGCCCGACGCCAGCCAGCGCCCTCCCGCCGGTGGGCGGGCCGACGAGCCCGTCGTCGACTGGGACGCCGAGGAGGAGGCGGTCGAGGCCCGCCGCGGGCCCCGGCGCCTGGACGCCCGGACCCGCCGCCGCTGGTGGGTGATCGGGACGGTGGCGGTGCTGCTCATGACCGCGACCGCCGTCTGGTTCGGGCTCTCGGCCACCCTCGGCAGGGTGCACTGGGTCGACACCGGCCACCAGATCGTCTCCGGCACGCAGGTCGACGTCCGCTTCGACCTGCGGCGCGACCCCGCGCGGGAGGTGACCTGCCGCCTGGAGGCGCAGGACGTCTCCCACGCCGTCGTGGGCCGGACCGAGGTCACGGTGCCCCCGGCGGCGGCGGAGTCGCCCACCCGCCACGTCGAGAGCGTGCGCACCGCCTCGCCGGCGATCACCGGCTACGTGGAGGAGTGCTGGTACACCGAGGACGGCCCGCGCCACGACTCCTGA
- the mca gene encoding mycothiol conjugate amidase Mca gives MTTPDRAGLRLMAVHAHPDDESSKGAATTARYVSEGVSVRVVSCTGGERGDILNERLKGDEEILRDLPRVRREEMARAAEILGISHTWLGFVDSGLPEGDPLPPLPEGCFALEPLERTTEALVRVIREFRPHVVTTYDENGGYPHPDHIQTHVVTMSAWRAAGDPEAFPGAGEPWQPLKLYYNGWSAERTERLHEAMLEAGLESPYADWIANLRRRPRRQIFTHVHCADWFEVRDRALLAHATQVDPDGQWFAVPLELQKKVWPTEDYELARSIVPVELPEDDLFAGIVELDDPDELCRRAPERDGDGEPVVAYVGPPALPPLEPGLEPRSTAPQDGDADARDEMREEEGHHE, from the coding sequence ATGACGACGCCGGACCGAGCAGGCCTGCGCCTGATGGCCGTGCACGCCCATCCCGACGACGAGTCCTCCAAGGGGGCGGCCACCACCGCGCGCTACGTCTCCGAGGGCGTGTCGGTGCGCGTGGTCTCCTGCACCGGTGGGGAGCGCGGCGACATCCTCAACGAGCGCCTCAAGGGCGACGAGGAGATCCTGCGCGACCTGCCCCGCGTGCGCCGCGAGGAGATGGCCCGCGCCGCCGAGATCCTCGGCATCAGCCACACCTGGCTGGGGTTCGTCGACTCGGGCCTGCCCGAGGGTGACCCGCTGCCGCCGCTGCCGGAGGGCTGCTTCGCCCTTGAGCCGCTCGAGCGCACGACCGAGGCCCTGGTCCGCGTGATCCGCGAGTTCCGCCCGCACGTCGTCACGACCTACGACGAGAACGGCGGCTACCCCCACCCCGACCACATCCAGACCCACGTGGTGACGATGTCGGCCTGGCGCGCGGCGGGCGACCCCGAGGCCTTCCCCGGGGCGGGGGAGCCCTGGCAGCCGCTCAAGCTCTACTACAACGGCTGGTCGGCCGAGCGCACCGAGCGCCTGCACGAGGCGATGCTCGAGGCGGGGCTGGAGTCGCCCTACGCCGACTGGATCGCCAACCTGCGCCGCCGACCCCGGCGGCAGATCTTCACCCACGTCCACTGCGCCGACTGGTTCGAGGTCCGCGACCGGGCGCTGCTGGCCCACGCGACCCAGGTCGACCCGGACGGGCAGTGGTTCGCCGTGCCGCTGGAGCTGCAGAAGAAGGTGTGGCCCACCGAGGACTACGAGCTCGCGCGCTCGATCGTCCCGGTGGAGCTGCCCGAGGACGACCTCTTCGCCGGCATCGTCGAGCTGGACGACCCCGACGAGCTCTGCCGTCGGGCGCCCGAGCGCGACGGCGACGGCGAGCCCGTCGTCGCCTACGTCGGGCCGCCGGCCCTGCCGCCGCTGGAGCCGGGCCTGGAGCCGCGCTCGACCGCCCCGCAGGACGGCGACGCCGACGCACGCGACGAGATGCGCGAGGAAGAGGGGCACCACGAGTGA